Proteins from one Triticum aestivum cultivar Chinese Spring chromosome 7A, IWGSC CS RefSeq v2.1, whole genome shotgun sequence genomic window:
- the LOC123153319 gene encoding uncharacterized protein: MDMEHTDLLEDILRSLPPRSLAICRSVCKAWRATVDHRRLLRADLLPLSLDAVIYNIDKIDAPKLFARRSTTRYITSRLDYLDNRPDYAEVIGEITDYCNGLLLIETDKVANPATRQWASLPPLPCACFRRKSTCGRCYRNGYLVYDPTVSPHYEVFYVPRVPRNVPAEVASSMEWPPSVYVMHVFSSVTNCWRERSFRREGDAAGTMADMNSHWKSDGELYYSAHWKGSLYVPLRHNTKGGFVMRIKLWNDNYQVIELPKGGKGSLFRLGKSKKGIYCVQDIDGRCTFKIWLLSESHAGAMDWVLKNEICFETAWRIYPCKRDSGPWISQSLEQKESLLEKDVNLEVANKYNEALSKDDFEWDSDDENAVTTVDWPKKGSPGAPAHLFWCLGFHAYKEIALFHDDYRSATFAYYLNSSKVRYLGIMEHEYSDVDISYAYTPCWTMDLPGRK; the protein is encoded by the exons ATGGACATGGAGCACACCGACCTGCTGGAGGACATACTCCGCAGCCTACCGCCGCGCTCCCTCGCCATCTGCCGCAGCGTCTGCAAGGCATGGCGTGCCACCGTCGACCACCGCCGTCTGCTGCGAGCCGACCTGCTCCCGCTCTCGCTCGACGCTGTCATCTACAACATAGACAAGATCGATGCCCCGAAGCTCTTCGCGCGCCGATCAACGACGCGCTACATCACCAGCAGGCTCGACTACCTCGACAACCGTCCAGACTACGCGGAGGTCATCGGTGAGATCACGGACTACTGCAACGGCCTCCTCTTGATTGAAACCGACAAGGTGGCCAACCCCGCCACGCGGCAGTGGGCGTCCTTGCCCCCACTGCCGTGTGCGTGCTTCCGGCGAAAGTCGACCTGCGGGCGTTGCTACCGCAACGGCTACCTCGTCTATGACCCTACCGTCTCGCCACATTACGAGGTGTTTTACGTTCCCCGTGTGCCCCGTAATGTACCAGCTGAGGTGGCGTCCAGCATGGAGTGGCCACCTTCGGTGTATGTCATGCATGTTTTCTCCTCGGTGACAAATTGTTGGAGGGAAAGGTCATTTAGACGAGAAGGAGATGCTGCTGGGACAATGGCCGACATGAACTCACATTGGAAATCTGACGGGGAATTGTACTACTCCGCTCACTGGAAGGGCTCGCTCTATGTCCCTTTAAGGCATAATACAAAGGGTGGTTTTGTAATGAG AATAAAATTATGGAATGATAATTACCAAGTAATCGAGCTGCCAAAAGGAGGCAAAGGATCACTATTTCGTTTGGGAAAATCGAAGAAGGGGATCTATTGTGTGCAGGATATCGACGGCCGATGCACATTTAAGATTTGGCTTCTTTCTGAATCACATGCTGGCGCGATGGACTGGGTTTTAAAGAATGAAATCTGCTTTGAGACAGCATGGAGAATATATCCTTGTAAACGTGACAGTGGACCATGGATCTCACAGTCGCTTGAACAAAAGGAATCGTTGTTGGAAAAAGACGTCAACCTTGAAGTTGCAAATAAATACAACGAGGCACTATCCAAAGATGATTTTGAATGGGATTCCGATGATGAAAATGCTGTTACCACTGTAGACTGGCCCAAAAAGGGCAGccctggtgctccagctcatctTTTTTGGTGTCTGGGATTCCATGCTTACAAAGAAATTGCCCTTTTTCATGATGATTACAGAAGCGCAACATTTGCTTATTATTTAAATAGCTCAAAGGTTCGATACTTGGGAATAATGGAGCATGAGTATTCAGACGTGGATATTTCCTATGCTTACACACCGTGTTGGACGATGGACTTGCCAGGAAGAAAATGA